The Eretmochelys imbricata isolate rEreImb1 chromosome 19, rEreImb1.hap1, whole genome shotgun sequence genome contains a region encoding:
- the LOC144277120 gene encoding zinc finger MYM-type protein 4 isoform X4, with product MAEAKEEGPRARARFEDKSNAVFDITEKCGDILDAEMSEDTDHNLIPALESISYEMQNRTGSENSLLDEDDYFLNSGDLAGIPVVGSDNEDDQNFTPKDSLPSTIHTEDNLEDGKRVTEHELDSEKELQIQNAIQKDITSSCDQGPIFKPIRKDFSIARDNGKETFSTKEKSREGPFQEREKRLEKIPKELDSRLKSSFLDKAVTNQVEETLRTQLAPQIPETNFRESSYLFASKESIGQELGNSFASNIRIKEEPLDDEYDKAIAPQQGLLDKIKDEPDNAEEYGQQPKTQEGELKISAVFSVSGSPLAPQLTSGFQPAVASSGMSKMLPSVPTTAIRVSCSGCKKILQKGQTAYQRKGSTQLFCSTLCLTGYTVPASRPPASTKKTCSSCSKEILNPKDVITAQFDNTNSSKDFCSQSCLSTYELKRKPVVTIHTNSISTKCSMCQKNAVIRHEVNYQNVVHKLCSDACFSKFRSANNLTMNCCENCGGYCYSGSGQCHVLQIEGQSKKFCSSTCVTGYKQKSAKITPCALCKSLRSSAEMIESTNNLGKTELFCSVNCLSAYRVKMVTSAGVQVQCNSCKTSAIPQYHLAMSDGSIRNFCSYSCVVAFQNLFNKPAGMNSSSVVPLSQGQVIVSIPSGATVSASGGTTSTVSPSPMSSSAAAGLQRLAAQSQQVTFARTVVKLKCQHCNRLFATKPELLDYKGKMFQFCGKTCCDEYKKRSSVMAMCAYCKIEKIIKETVRFSGIDKPFCSEGCKLLYKHDLAKRWGNHCKMCSYCLQASPKLVQNHFGGKMEEFCSEECMSKFTVLFYQMAKCDGCKRQGKLSESMKWQGEIKHFCNLLCILMFCNQQTVSEPPPQNNTANLSMTPTSSSGPPSLRKDSTPVIANVVSLASAPAAQPTVNSNTVLQGAVPTVTAKIIGDASTQTDALKLPPSQPPRLLKNKALLCKPITQTKATSCKPHTQNKECQTEEDEVRPQILVVPVPVPVFVPVPLHLFTQYTPVPLGVPVPVPVPMLIPTTLDNADKIIETIQDIKEKIPTNPFEADLLQMAEMIAEDEEKEKTHSHGGSQTSEHELFLDPKIFEKDQGSTYSGDLESEAVSTPHSWEDELNHYALRSNAMQDPDPELRQFSKGDMEQDLEADFPSDSFDPLSKGLGLHSRSRARRRHRDGFPQPKRRGRKKSIVSVEPRNLMQGSYPGCSVSGMTLKYMYGVNAWRNWVQWKNAQEDQGELKFGVRPVKLKEDILSCTFAELSFGLCQFIQEVRRPNGEKYDPDSILYLCLGIQQVTCSRELKRNIYGNVNSSVHIPL from the exons TTTGAAGACAAATCTAATGCAGTTTTTGACATTACAGAGAAAT GTGGTGATATTCTGGATGCAGAAATGTCTGAGGATACGGATCACAATTTAATACCTGCCCTTGAAAGCATATCCTATGAAATGCAGAATCGAACGGGATCTGAAAACTCACTGCTGGATGAAGATGATTATTTTCTGAACTCGGGGGATCTTGCAGGGATTCCAGTTGTTGGGAGTGACAATGAGGACGATCAAAATTTTACTCCAAAAGACAGTCTCCCTTCTACGATTCACACTGAAGATAACCTGGAGGATGGAAAGAGAGTTACAGAACACGAATTGGACAGTGAAAAAGAATTGCAAATACAAAATGCAATCCAAAAGGACATAACTTCATCATGTGACCAGGGCCCTATATTTAAACCCATTCGGAAGGATTTTAGCATAGCAAGAGATAATGGTAAAGAGACTTTTTCAACAAAAGAGAAAAGCAGAGAAGGACCTTTCCAAGAACGTGAAAAACGTTTGGAAAAAATTCCTAAAGAGTTGGATTCCAGattgaaaagcagtttccttgatAAAGCAG TTACTAATCAAGTAGAAGAAACGTTACGGACACAGTTAGCACCACAGATTCCAGAAACTAACTTCAGG GAGTCTAGCTACCTGTTTGCGAGTAAGGAATCCATTGGTCAGGAGCTGGGGAATTCCTTTGCATCAAATATTAGAATTAAGGAAGAGCCTTTGGATGATGAATATGATAAAGCGATAGCACCACAGCAGGGACTGTTAGACAAAATTAAAGACGAACCTGATAACGCTGAG GAGTACGGCCAGCAGCCAAAAACTCAGGAAGGGGAGCTGAAGATCAGTGCTGTATTTTCAGTCAGTGGCAGTCCTCTTG CTCCACAGTTGACATCAGGTTTCCAGCCTGCTGTGGCATCCTCTGGCATGAGTAAAATGCTGCCTTCAGTTCCAACCACAGCCATTCGGGTTTCCTGTTCTGGCTGTAAAAAAATCCTCCAGAAGGGACAAACAGCGTACCAGAGGAAAGGCTCTACTCAGCTCTTCTGCTCCACACTGTGCCTCACTGGATACACTgttccagcttctcgtccaccagCTTCTACAAAGAAGACGTGCTCAAGCTGCTCAAA agAGATCCTAAATCCAAAGGATGTGATCACTGCGCAGTTTGACAATACAAACTCCAGCAAGGATTTCTGCAGCCAGTCATGTCTTTCTACATATGAATTGAAAAGGAAACCTGTTGTTACTATTCATACTAACAGCATTTCAACCAAGTGCAGCATGTGCCAGAAGAATGCAGTG ATTAGACATGAAGTGAATTATCAGAATGTTGTACACAAACTCTGCAGTGATGCCTGCTTCTCCAAGTTCCGTTCTGCTAATAACCTGACTATGAACTGCTGTGAGAATTGCGGGGGCTACTGTTACAGTGGCTCTGGCCAATGCCACGTTCTTCAAATAGAAGGACAGTCAAAGAAGTTCTGCAGTTCAACATGTGTTACCGGGTACAAACag AAATCAGCAAAAATCACACCCTGTGCACTGTGCAAGTCTTTGAGATCTTCAGCTGAGATGATAGAGAGCACAAATAATTTAGGAAAGACCGAACTCTTTTGCTCTGTTAACTGCTTGTCAGCCTACAGAGTTAAAATGGTTACATCTGCAG GTGTCCAAGTTCAGTGTAACAGCTGTAAAACTTCAGCAATCCCTCAGTATCACCTGGCTATGTCAGATGGGAGCATACGCAATTTCTGCAGTTACAGCTGTGTTGTAGCTTTTCAG AACTTGTTCAACAAGCCTGCAGGAATGAACTCCTCCTCTGTGGTGCCCTTGTCGCAGGGTCAAGTCATTGTGagcattccctctggggcaacgGTATCCGCATCAGGTGGCACTACCTCGACTGTCTCCCCCAGTCCCATGAGCAGCTCAGCTGCAGCTGGTCTCCAGAGGCTTGCTGCTCAGTCCCAGCAAGTCACTTTCGCCCGCACTGTTGTGAAACTCAAGTGTCAGCACTGTAACCGACTGTTTGCAACCAAACCTGAACTGCTTGACTACAAG ggtaaaatgtttcagttttgtgGGAAGACCTGCTGTGATGAATATAAGAAGAGAAGTAGTGTAATGGCAATGTGTGCATACTGCAAAATTGAGAAGATTATCAAGGAGACAGTGCGATTCTCAGGAATAGACAAGCCATTCTGTAGTGAAG GTTGTAAACTGCTCTATAAACACGACTTGGCTAAACGTTGGGGAAACCACTGTAAAATGTGCAGTTACTGTTTACAGGCTTCCCCCAAACTGGTCCAGAATCACTTTGGGGGGAAGATGGAGGAGTTCTGCTCAGAAGAGTGCATGTCTAAATTTACGGTTTTGTTTTATCAG atgGCAAAGTGTGATGGTTGTAAAAGACAAGGTAAACTCAGTGAGTCTATGAAATGGCAAGGGGAGATCAAACATTTTTGCAACCTGCTTTGTATTTTGATGTTCTGTAATCAGCAAACTGTGTCTGAACCCCCACCTCAGAACAACACAG CAAACCTTTCCATGACACCAACGTCTTCATCAGGCCCTCCTTCTCTAAGGAAGGATTCAACTCCAGTCATAGCAAACGTGGTATCCCTAGCAAGtgcccctgctgcccagcccaCGGTTAATTCCAACACCGTCTTACAAG GTGCAGTTCCTACTGTGACAGCAAAGATCATTGGAGAT GCTAGTACTCAGACAGACGCCCTGAAACTACCACCATCACAACCTCcaaggcttttaaaaaacaaagcattattGTGCAAGCCGATCACCCAGACCAAGGCCACATCTTGCAAACCTCATACCCAGAATAAGGAATGCCAGACTG AGGAAGATGAAGTTCGACCCCAAATCCTTGTGGTGCCTGTTCCCGTACCAGTGTTTGTGCCCGTGCCCCTTCACCTCTTCACCCAGTACACGCCAGTTCCACTTGGGGTCCCAGTACCT GTTCCAGTTCCCATGCTTATCCCAACTACTCTGGACAATGCCGATAAGATCATAGAGACTATTCAGGACATCAAGGAGAAGATTCCCACAAATCCATTTGAGGCTGATCTCCTTCAAATGGCAGAAATGATTGCAGAAgatgaagagaaggaaaaaacgCACTCTCATGGAG gATCCCAAACATCTGAGCATGAGCTGTTCCTGGACCCTAAGATATTTGAGAAAG ATCAAGGTAGCACCTACAGTGGAGACCTAGAATCGGAAGCAGTGTCAACTCCACACAGCTGGGAGGACGAGCTGAATCACTATGCCTTACGATCAAATGCCATGCAGGATCCAGACCCCGAGTTGAGGCAGTTCTCTAAAGGGGACATGGAGCAGGACCTGGAGGCAGACTTTCCCTCAG ACTCATTTGACCCGCTCAGTAAAGGACTGGGTCTCCACTCACGTTCACGAGCAAGGCGGAGACATAGAGATGGCTTCCCACAGCCAAAAAGACGG GGGAGGAAGAAGTCCATTGTTTCTGTGGAGCCTCGGAATCTTATGCAGGGTTCCTATCCAGGCTGCTCTGTTTCTGGGATGACCCTGAAGTACATGTATGGGGTAAATGCCTGGAGGAATTGGGTCCAATGGAAGAACGCACAGGAAGACCAAGGGGAACTAAAATTTGGAG TTCGACCTGTGAAACTCAAGGAGGATATTCTCTCATGCACTTTTGCTGAGCTGAGTTTTGGCTTGTGCCAGTTTATCCAAGAGGTGCGGAGACCAAACGGTGAAAAATATGATCCCGACAGCATCTTATACTTGTGCCTTGGAATTCAGCAG